The window TCTTTTCTGGACGTGGGTTCGATTCCCACCGCCTCCACCATATTTCTTTCGTTCCGGGACCCCGGTTGACCGGCCAGCGCTATTTTGATACCCTGAAAGGACCCCATGCAAAGACAATCCGGCTGGAGATCAAGATCAAAAGAAGAGATAAAAGAGATATTCGCCTTCGCCGAAGGCTACAAAGGTTTCCTCGACGAGGCCAAGACTGAACGGGAAGCCGTCAGATATATAACCGACGCTCTCGTAGATGAGGGCTTTTCCAGGGATTTCTCAGGGGACCGGGTCGTTGCCGTTAACCGTGCAAAGGAAGTGATGGCTTTCGTCCGGGGAAGCGGCGATATCTCGGAGGGGCTCAATATCGTTGTCGCCCATATCGACGCACCGCGGCTGGACCTCAAGCAAAACCCCCTCTATGAGGATGTTGACCTGGCGCTTCTGAGGACCCACTATTACGGAGGCATCAAGAAATACCAGTGGGTTGCGGTTCCGCTGGCCATACATGGCGTGGTCGTGAAGGCGAACGGTGAATCCGTTGATGTGTGCATAGGCGAGAAGGAGGACGATCCTGTTTTCCTCATCGACGACCTGCTGCCCCATCTCTCCAGAAAGATACAGGACGAGAAGAAGCTTGCCGACGCGATCGACGGTGAAAAGCTTGTCGTTCTCTTTGGGTCACTGCCGCTTACCGGGGCGGAAAAGGAACCGGTCAAGCAGTATGTGCTCAAAATGCTCAATGACTCCTACGGTATGACGGAGGATGATTTTATCACCGCGGAACTGGAGGTGGTGCCCGCCTTCAAGGCAAGGGATGTGGGCGTTGACCGCAGCATGGTTGGCGGCTACGGTCAGGACGACCGGGTTTCGGCATACACTCTCCTCAAGGGTTTGTGCGCCGCGAAGGACCCCCGCAGGCACTGTCTCGCCATATTCACCGACAAGGAAGAGATAGGCTCCGAAGGTTCTACCAGCATAAGATCCACTTTTATCCATGTATTTCTCGACGACATACTCGCCGGGATGGGAGTGAAGGCCGACGAGGCCCTGATGAGGAGGATCCTTTTTCGCTCAAAGGCGCTTTCCGCCGATGTGAATGGGGCAGTGAATCCCACCTTTCAGGAGGTCCACGAAAAGCAGAACGCCTGCTTTCTTGGCCGGGGGCCGTGCGTGACCAAGTTCACCGGGCACATGGGCAAGGTCGGCGCCAGCGACGCAAATGCCGAGTATGTTGCCGAGATCGCCAGGCTTTTTGATAAGGAAGGTGTAATCTGGCAAACAGGCGAACTGGGAAAGATCGATGAAGGCGGTGGGGGGACAGTGGCAAAACACCTCGCCGTTTACGGCATGGACATCATCGACTGCGGAGCGCCCCTTCTGACCATGCACTCACCCTACGAATTATCGAACAAGCTCGACATCTTTGAGACGTACCGGGCCTTTCAGGCCTTCTTCAAGGCGTAAAGAACGGAGGCACCAAGCGAATGACTGATTTAGAACATATAGATATACCTGATATTTTACCTCTTCTGCCGGTACGCGACATGGTAATGTACCCGAGCGTCCTGCTGCCCCTTTTCGTTGGGCGGGACATGTCCATCAACGCCGTCGAGAAGTCCCTGTCCCAGGACCGTCTCATCGTGGTAGCGGCGCAGAAGGACCTCACCGATGAAGACCCTCTGCCCGAGAGGATCTACACGGTAGGTGTCGTGTCGCAGATCATGCGCATGCTCAGGCTCCCCGACGGAAGGGTGAAGGTGCTCATCCAGGGCTTGAGGAAGGCAAGGATCGAAGAGTACATTCAGGAGACCCCTACCTTTCTGGTCAGGTTGACCCCCGTGGAAGAGCCCATCATCACGGAGATCACCCTGGAGATAGAGGCGCTCATGCGCTACGTGAAGGAAGAGATGGAGAAGGTGGTCTCCATGGGCAGGATGGTCCCTCCCGACATCCTCATGGTCCTCGACACCATAGACGAACCAGGACGGCTCGCGGACATAGCTGCCGCAAACCTGGGGTTGAATGTCGACAAGGCCCAGGAGGTTCTGGAGATCGTCGATCCCGTCGAGCGCCTGAGGAAACTCTCGGAGATCCTCGGCAAGGAGATCGAGCTCCTCAACATGCAGGCGAAGATACTCTCCCAGGCCAAGGAGGAGATGTCCAAGTCCCAGAGGGAATACTTCCTGAGGGAACAGATGCGAGCCATCCGCACCGAACTCGGCGAGGGCGACGAGCGCACCGAGGAGGTCGAGGAACTGCGCAAGCGCATCAAGAAGGCAAAGATGCCCAAAGAGGTGGAAAAGGAAGCCAAGAAGCAGTTGGAACGTCTCGACATGATGCACCCCGACGCCGTTGAATCTACGATGGTGAGGACATACCTGGAATGGCTCGTCGAACTCCCCTGGAGCAAGTCGACGAAGGACAACATCGACATAAAGAAGGCGCGGGGGATCCTGGACAAGGATCACTACGATCTGGAGAAGGTAAAGGACCGCATTCTCGAGTTCCTGAGCGTCATGAAGCTCAAGGCCGACATGAAAGGTCCTATCCTGTGCTTTGTCGGGCCGCCGGGTGTCGGCAA is drawn from Syntrophorhabdaceae bacterium and contains these coding sequences:
- a CDS encoding aminopeptidase is translated as MQRQSGWRSRSKEEIKEIFAFAEGYKGFLDEAKTEREAVRYITDALVDEGFSRDFSGDRVVAVNRAKEVMAFVRGSGDISEGLNIVVAHIDAPRLDLKQNPLYEDVDLALLRTHYYGGIKKYQWVAVPLAIHGVVVKANGESVDVCIGEKEDDPVFLIDDLLPHLSRKIQDEKKLADAIDGEKLVVLFGSLPLTGAEKEPVKQYVLKMLNDSYGMTEDDFITAELEVVPAFKARDVGVDRSMVGGYGQDDRVSAYTLLKGLCAAKDPRRHCLAIFTDKEEIGSEGSTSIRSTFIHVFLDDILAGMGVKADEALMRRILFRSKALSADVNGAVNPTFQEVHEKQNACFLGRGPCVTKFTGHMGKVGASDANAEYVAEIARLFDKEGVIWQTGELGKIDEGGGGTVAKHLAVYGMDIIDCGAPLLTMHSPYELSNKLDIFETYRAFQAFFKA